In one Nocardia tengchongensis genomic region, the following are encoded:
- a CDS encoding acyl-CoA dehydrogenase family protein: MDFRLTDELLEVRALAARVFSSLGDSDTKWTELGRTGLLGLALPDEHGGAGLGLDAACVLLEEQGRTVSAAPVWPHIVAASALARHASGDVLTGIADGAFRLTVALEEYGSVAATAPTCRATPAEDGSGSGTWRLSGIKAAVPTPEGVDFVLVSAVADDGPGLYLVTNHDLAWEPAPTTDLDRAQDLVLESTPALRVGGRQALTEVVRWSRLAVAALQVGVADGALRLAADYVRDRRQFGRSIGSFQSVQHQLADCWTDVDAMRLTLWQALTCDADENDADRAALVAAWWCGQAGLDVVHRVQHVHGGIGVDTDYPVHRHFLWGKQLAATFGGPEAVLQELGELLGSER; this comes from the coding sequence TCTCGTCGCTCGGCGATTCCGACACCAAGTGGACCGAACTCGGCCGTACCGGACTGCTCGGCCTGGCCCTCCCCGACGAGCACGGCGGTGCCGGACTGGGCCTGGACGCTGCCTGCGTGCTGCTCGAAGAACAGGGCAGGACCGTCTCGGCCGCCCCGGTCTGGCCACACATCGTGGCCGCCTCCGCGCTGGCCCGCCACGCGAGCGGCGACGTACTCACCGGCATAGCCGACGGCGCCTTCCGACTGACGGTCGCGCTCGAGGAGTACGGCAGCGTCGCCGCGACCGCACCGACGTGCCGAGCCACGCCGGCAGAGGACGGAAGTGGCTCGGGCACATGGCGACTGTCGGGTATCAAGGCCGCGGTCCCGACACCCGAGGGCGTCGATTTCGTGCTCGTCTCCGCCGTCGCCGACGACGGCCCGGGCCTGTATCTGGTGACGAACCACGATCTGGCCTGGGAGCCCGCGCCGACGACCGATCTCGACCGCGCACAGGATCTGGTGCTCGAGTCGACACCGGCGCTGCGGGTCGGCGGCAGGCAGGCGTTGACCGAGGTGGTGCGCTGGTCGCGGCTGGCGGTGGCCGCCCTGCAGGTGGGCGTCGCCGACGGCGCGCTGCGCCTGGCCGCCGACTATGTCCGCGACCGCCGCCAGTTCGGCCGCTCCATCGGCTCGTTCCAATCCGTGCAGCACCAGCTGGCCGACTGCTGGACCGATGTCGACGCCATGCGCCTGACCCTGTGGCAGGCCCTCACCTGCGATGCCGACGAAAACGACGCGGACAGAGCGGCATTGGTCGCCGCCTGGTGGTGCGGGCAGGCCGGGCTCGATGTCGTGCACCGCGTCCAGCATGTCCACGGCGGCATCGGAGTCGACACCGATTACCCCGTCCACCGCCACTTCCTGTGGGGCAAACAACTCGCCGCCACCTTCGGCGGCCCCGAAGCCGTCCTGCAGGAACTCGGCGAACTACTCGGAAGTGAACGATGA
- a CDS encoding lipid-transfer protein, which produces MSPFLTGATAIAGIGATEFSKASGRSELQLACEAVTDAIADAGLTPGDVDGMVTFTAESSSENHVARNVGIGELSFFSRVGHGGGAACGTVAHAVAAIVAGLAEVVVCWRAFNERSGERYGLGQTDRPMDTSADRASYSWMTPYGLSTPAQWVAMFARRYMHEYGATSEDFGRVAVIDRAHAATNPQAWFHGRPITLEDHQNSRWIAEPLHLLDCCQETDGAQAVVVVSAERARDLRHPPAYVLGAAQGAGDDQLMMTSYYRPSISGIPEMGLVGRQLWKQSGLGPRDMGAVILYDHFTPLVLPQLEELGFCARGEARHLLADGHLDPGGPQPLNTHGGQLGEAYLHGMNGIAEAVRLVRGTAVNQPPDLSSVLVTAGTGVPTSGLVLGNNKK; this is translated from the coding sequence ATGAGCCCATTCCTCACCGGTGCGACGGCGATCGCCGGCATCGGGGCCACCGAATTCTCCAAGGCGTCCGGGCGCAGTGAGCTGCAGCTGGCCTGCGAGGCGGTCACGGACGCCATCGCCGACGCGGGACTGACCCCGGGCGATGTCGACGGCATGGTGACATTCACCGCCGAGTCCTCGTCCGAGAATCACGTTGCCCGCAATGTCGGTATCGGCGAGCTGTCGTTCTTCTCCCGGGTCGGGCACGGCGGTGGCGCGGCCTGCGGCACCGTCGCCCATGCGGTCGCGGCGATCGTCGCCGGGCTGGCCGAGGTCGTCGTGTGCTGGCGCGCATTCAACGAACGTTCCGGCGAGCGTTACGGTTTGGGCCAGACAGACCGACCCATGGACACCAGCGCCGACCGCGCTAGCTACTCGTGGATGACCCCCTATGGTCTGTCCACCCCGGCGCAGTGGGTGGCGATGTTCGCTCGCCGTTATATGCACGAATACGGCGCGACGAGTGAGGATTTCGGTCGCGTCGCGGTCATCGATCGCGCGCACGCGGCAACGAATCCACAGGCCTGGTTTCATGGTCGCCCGATCACGCTCGAGGACCACCAGAACTCGCGGTGGATCGCCGAACCTCTGCACCTGCTGGACTGCTGTCAGGAAACCGACGGCGCCCAGGCCGTGGTTGTCGTGTCCGCGGAACGGGCACGTGACCTGCGGCATCCGCCGGCCTACGTGCTCGGTGCGGCCCAAGGCGCCGGCGACGACCAGCTCATGATGACCTCCTACTACCGGCCCTCGATCTCCGGTATTCCCGAGATGGGACTGGTCGGGCGGCAGCTGTGGAAACAGAGCGGACTCGGGCCGCGCGACATGGGAGCGGTCATTCTCTACGACCACTTCACGCCCCTGGTGCTCCCGCAACTCGAGGAACTCGGCTTCTGCGCCCGCGGCGAAGCACGCCATCTTCTCGCCGACGGCCACCTCGACCCCGGCGGCCCACAGCCTTTGAACACCCACGGCGGCCAGCTGGGTGAGGCGTACCTGCATGGAATGAACGGCATCGCGGAGGCGGTGCGCCTGGTCCGCGGAACGGCGGTGAACCAGCCGCCGGACCTCTCCAGCGTCCTGGTCACCGCGGGCACCGGCGTGCCGACCAGCGGCCTCGTCCTCGGCAACAACAAGAAATGA